One part of the uncultured Bacteroides sp. genome encodes these proteins:
- the guaA gene encoding glutamine-hydrolyzing GMP synthase, whose translation MQEKIIILDFGSQTTQLIGRRVRELDTYCEILPYNKFPKNDESVKGVILSGSPFSVYDDAAFKIDLSEIRGKYPILGICYGAQFIAYTNGGKVEPAATREYGRANLGSFCKDNVLFKGVEKNSQVWMSHGDTITAIPDNFKTIASTNEVAIAAYQVEGEQIWGVQFHPEVFHTTDGTQILRNFVVDVCGCKQDWSPASFIESTVAELKQQLGDDKVVLGLSGGVDSSVAAVLLNKAIGKNLTCIFVDHGMLRKNEYENVLTDYEHLGLNVIGVNAKDKFFGEMAGVTEPERKRKIIGKGFIDVFDEEAHKLKDVKWLAQGTIYPDCIESLSITGTVIKSHHNVGGLPEKMNLKLCEPLRLLFKDEVRRVGRKLGMMEHLINRHPFPGPGLAVRILGDITPDKVRVLQEADDIFISGLREWGLYDQVWQAGVILLPVQSVGVMGDERTYENAVALRAVTSTDAMTADWAHLPYEFLGKISNEIINKVKGVNRVTYDISSKPPATIEWE comes from the coding sequence ATGCAAGAAAAGATTATCATTCTTGATTTCGGTTCACAGACCACCCAACTTATTGGTCGCAGGGTTCGTGAGCTGGACACGTATTGCGAGATTCTACCTTACAACAAATTCCCAAAAAACGATGAATCTGTTAAGGGAGTTATTCTTTCCGGAAGCCCTTTCTCTGTATACGATGATGCGGCTTTCAAAATCGATCTAAGCGAAATCCGAGGAAAATATCCTATTTTAGGAATCTGTTATGGTGCACAATTTATCGCATATACTAACGGTGGTAAAGTTGAACCGGCTGCTACTCGTGAATACGGACGTGCTAATCTTGGTTCTTTCTGCAAAGACAACGTGTTGTTTAAAGGAGTAGAAAAGAACTCACAGGTATGGATGAGTCATGGTGACACTATCACTGCCATTCCTGATAATTTTAAAACCATCGCTTCAACAAATGAGGTTGCTATTGCAGCTTATCAGGTTGAAGGCGAACAAATATGGGGCGTACAGTTCCATCCGGAAGTATTCCATACAACTGATGGTACACAAATTCTTCGCAACTTCGTTGTAGATGTTTGCGGATGCAAGCAAGACTGGAGCCCTGCTTCTTTCATTGAAAGTACTGTTGCTGAGTTGAAACAACAACTTGGAGACGACAAAGTGGTTCTTGGCCTTTCAGGCGGTGTTGACTCATCTGTTGCTGCTGTATTGCTTAACAAAGCAATTGGTAAAAACCTGACTTGTATTTTCGTTGACCACGGAATGCTTCGTAAGAATGAATATGAAAATGTATTGACTGATTACGAACACTTAGGTCTTAACGTAATTGGTGTAAATGCAAAAGATAAATTCTTTGGCGAAATGGCAGGTGTAACTGAACCAGAACGTAAACGTAAGATTATTGGTAAAGGCTTTATAGATGTGTTCGATGAAGAAGCTCATAAATTGAAAGATGTGAAATGGTTGGCTCAGGGTACTATTTATCCTGACTGCATTGAATCTCTTTCTATCACCGGTACAGTAATCAAGAGCCATCACAATGTAGGTGGTCTTCCAGAAAAGATGAATCTGAAACTTTGCGAGCCTCTTCGCCTTCTTTTCAAAGATGAAGTTCGTCGTGTAGGTCGTAAATTGGGTATGATGGAGCATCTTATCAACCGTCATCCTTTCCCAGGTCCAGGTTTAGCAGTTCGTATTCTTGGCGATATCACTCCGGATAAAGTACGCGTACTTCAGGAAGCAGATGATATCTTCATCAGCGGATTACGCGAATGGGGACTTTACGATCAGGTATGGCAAGCAGGTGTTATCCTTCTTCCTGTACAGTCTGTAGGTGTAATGGGTGATGAAAGAACATACGAAAATGCAGTTGCACTTCGTGCCGTTACTTCAACCGATGCCATGACAGCCGACTGGGCTCACCTACCTTACGAATTCCTTGGTAAGATTTCTAATGAAATCATCAACAAGGTAAAAGGCGTGAACCGCGTTACTTATGATATCAGCTCTAAGCCACCTGCAACTATTGAATGGGAATAG
- a CDS encoding six-hairpin glycosidase has product MKRIILLFCLLASLQLNAQHIQIPASLDQEHPRVLTNAKGKEETKQLIANEAWAKDVFTKLKLRIDTYVNRHITDPEWIVSRLQMYWKTHSTDVFINGEVYSHAEGYAPVPTVRYTGTRASTTIYGRPKLEDVLPYMDDPRGLYFHNNSKEGRPLEWTEQSKTGRNIESINLEIMNMARDAAFVYWITGEEKYAKFAQDLFDMYMTGMYYRKVPYDLNHGHQQTLVGLSSFEVIHEDILNALVPAYDFLYYYLKENKADKMDIYATTFKKFADNIIDRGVPHNNWDLFQAVYINNVGLILEENDRYADKKGRGYYLDYVLNKSSIRQWSLTKLMNYGFDPNTGIWGECPGYSQNVVADFANFVDMYARTMNFDALEQMPVIKKAVAHIPQYLFPNGLTTGFGDTHYGKPRTDFYARMIANAQKFNKKEQENYFTGMYKLLNEDAGKAAKDKKNIPAEITSFFSDKPLVLDPSVPAGKIEDYTSPLFYAPNVSWLVQRNSMNPRYGLMISEAASLGNHMHSNGVTMELYGKGYILGPDAGLGSGYFAQDYAEYYSQFLAHNTVIVDGISRYPEMKSNHGFELKGNYPKSEQRDGIYTGITYSDVSFLEPETQADQNRLMSIIRTDDKHGYYIDIFRSKKQKGGDKMHDYIYHNLGQKMSVADAASGDSLNLKPTDDLAFAGAHLYAYSYFYNQKSQVTGKDIKTTFTMNMPGGDDISMNMWIKGEKEREIFSVLAPYTEGMARTSMPYDIKNSPTQTFVARQNGEAWTRPFVSIFEPSSKNEPSNIASVSYFNAETVANDFVGIKIESKNGRTDYIFSSESATKAMYQNMISEAAYAVIGVENSGNCVLFMGNGRLLKGANCSIETSVLANAVLENKQGKWFYSSSVPCKIVISGKTYKLPAANYLEIKR; this is encoded by the coding sequence ATGAAACGAATAATATTACTATTTTGCCTTTTAGCCTCTTTACAGTTAAATGCTCAGCATATTCAAATTCCTGCTTCTTTAGATCAGGAACATCCTCGTGTGCTGACTAATGCCAAGGGGAAAGAAGAGACAAAACAGTTAATAGCTAACGAAGCATGGGCTAAAGATGTTTTTACTAAACTGAAACTCCGCATAGATACTTATGTGAATCGTCATATAACAGATCCCGAATGGATTGTTTCACGATTGCAGATGTATTGGAAAACGCATAGCACAGATGTTTTCATTAATGGTGAAGTTTATTCTCATGCCGAAGGATATGCTCCTGTTCCTACAGTTCGTTATACCGGAACACGTGCAAGCACAACCATTTATGGCCGTCCAAAACTGGAAGATGTACTTCCTTACATGGACGATCCCCGAGGACTTTATTTCCACAATAATTCCAAGGAAGGCCGACCGCTGGAATGGACTGAACAATCGAAGACCGGACGAAATATTGAGTCTATTAATCTGGAGATTATGAATATGGCTCGTGATGCAGCTTTTGTTTACTGGATTACAGGCGAAGAAAAATACGCAAAGTTTGCTCAGGATCTTTTCGATATGTATATGACGGGTATGTATTACCGTAAAGTACCTTATGATTTGAACCACGGACATCAGCAAACACTTGTAGGACTCTCTTCATTTGAGGTTATTCATGAAGATATTTTGAATGCACTTGTTCCTGCTTACGATTTCCTATACTATTATCTGAAAGAAAATAAGGCAGATAAGATGGATATATATGCCACTACTTTTAAAAAGTTTGCAGATAATATAATAGACAGAGGCGTTCCTCACAATAACTGGGATTTATTTCAGGCTGTTTACATAAACAATGTCGGGTTAATACTGGAAGAGAATGACCGTTATGCCGACAAAAAAGGACGTGGATATTATCTTGATTATGTGCTTAATAAATCAAGCATTCGTCAGTGGTCGCTCACTAAATTAATGAATTATGGTTTCGATCCTAATACAGGAATTTGGGGAGAATGCCCGGGCTACAGCCAGAATGTAGTGGCTGATTTCGCCAATTTTGTTGATATGTACGCCCGCACTATGAATTTTGATGCATTGGAACAGATGCCTGTTATAAAGAAAGCCGTTGCACATATTCCACAATATCTTTTCCCGAACGGATTAACTACTGGTTTTGGAGATACACATTACGGGAAACCTCGTACTGATTTCTATGCACGAATGATAGCCAATGCGCAGAAATTCAATAAAAAAGAGCAGGAAAACTATTTTACGGGAATGTATAAACTATTAAATGAAGATGCCGGAAAGGCAGCTAAAGATAAAAAGAATATTCCGGCTGAGATCACTTCTTTTTTCAGTGATAAACCTTTGGTGCTTGATCCTTCGGTACCGGCAGGCAAAATTGAAGACTATACATCTCCTTTGTTTTATGCCCCCAACGTAAGTTGGCTGGTTCAGCGCAACAGCATGAATCCACGATACGGATTGATGATCTCAGAAGCGGCATCGTTAGGCAACCACATGCACTCCAACGGCGTAACTATGGAACTTTACGGTAAAGGCTATATTCTAGGCCCCGATGCTGGTCTTGGTTCCGGATATTTTGCACAGGATTACGCAGAATATTACTCACAGTTCCTTGCTCATAATACCGTTATTGTAGATGGAATTTCGCGTTATCCGGAAATGAAAAGTAATCATGGTTTCGAGTTGAAAGGTAATTATCCTAAGTCCGAACAAAGAGATGGGATATATACAGGAATAACATATTCTGATGTTTCTTTTCTGGAACCGGAAACACAAGCTGATCAGAATCGTTTGATGAGTATTATCAGAACTGACGATAAACATGGATATTATATAGATATTTTCCGCTCGAAGAAACAAAAGGGTGGTGATAAAATGCACGATTATATATATCACAACCTTGGCCAGAAGATGTCTGTAGCAGATGCTGCCAGTGGCGATTCTCTTAATTTGAAACCAACTGATGATCTTGCTTTTGCCGGAGCACACCTGTATGCTTATTCTTATTTTTATAATCAGAAATCGCAGGTTACCGGCAAGGATATAAAAACTACCTTCACCATGAATATGCCTGGTGGAGATGATATTTCAATGAATATGTGGATAAAAGGGGAGAAGGAACGTGAGATTTTTAGTGTATTGGCTCCATATACAGAAGGAATGGCTCGTACGTCAATGCCTTATGATATAAAGAATTCACCTACACAAACTTTTGTTGCCCGTCAGAATGGTGAAGCATGGACTCGTCCGTTTGTTTCCATCTTTGAACCAAGTAGCAAGAACGAACCAAGTAATATTGCTTCAGTTTCATATTTTAATGCAGAAACCGTAGCAAACGATTTTGTAGGTATTAAAATTGAAAGTAAGAATGGTAGAACGGATTATATTTTTTCTTCAGAATCAGCGACTAAAGCAATGTATCAGAACATGATATCGGAAGCTGCTTATGCTGTGATTGGAGTGGAAAATAGTGGCAATTGTGTATTGTTTATGGGAAATGGCCGTCTGTTGAAAGGAGCCAATTGCTCGATAGAAACTTCAGTATTGGCAAATGCTGTTCTGGAAAATAAGCAAGGCAAATGGTTCTATTCATCAAGTGTACCTTGTAAAATAGTTATTTCGGGTAAAACATATAAGCTGCCTGCTGCAAATTACCTTGAAATAAAAAGATAA
- a CDS encoding two-component regulator propeller domain-containing protein, which translates to MNGRKRLLMLWLLLLSVSIYGQSYTFRGLTMSEGLSDLLVNAFYKDAQGFMWIGTDNCLERFDGVTIKHYPFSGSDINKKRVSSILETKDKNLWTGNGLGLWKLNKKTDQLELFSSGLINCGVHSLIQDSHNVLYIGSEKGVFIYNNGSFNQIIPDNNILSSGNHILGMAIDKTGTLWMATPLGLYSYNTQNKKIKQFRFNDSPNLNSFSKITIIGSTLYLGTANAGLVRFDIPTSRFSRSIEVGSNIISDLSSDGKDMIYVATDGNGVHFLSHSQQKVIRSIQYNPQDKAGIRSNSVYSLLVDRDGIVWIGFYQAGFDYSLYQNNLFKVYSFPPLFNSSNLPVRSFVIHDKEKLIGTREGLYYISEDKKLVKSYNKSSLRSNLILSLRRYNNEYYIGTYGGGVSVLNPQTLSLHDFDKEDVFQKGHIFHFEEDSNGNLWIASSQGVHCYNKQTKEIKTYTSTNSQLLDGNVYYIFFDSTKKGWIATDNGLCIFDPVSQSIRSNIFPQGFFNKEKIRYIYQDSHNNIFFCPDKGDVFESDLSMRNFQRLKMKHKLLGNAFMSVIEDNAGKYWLSRDNGIISMNRDESIVQGFNFTDGIPDPIFHVAACYKDAKGKLWFGNSKGLLSVDPALVATTKRNPYSIVLTDILVNGQSLDSDMQEEIRAEKDISLSRDQNNLTFRFSSLTYSDPSSMIYEYKLEGYDEDWQTITGKNEVSYYDLPIGSYTFHVRLQGDEKSEETISVMISPFLLVIFWIAVVAAIIALALWGKNYLRKRLIKKEEETLSPESSEFEKAQVESASSEEPDSTEKESSKQERIKQDEEKYKFAKLSNEECKHIYNNLTKYMKKDKPYINPNLKISDLAHAIKCTSHSLSYVFNQHLNQNYYDFVNEYRIAEFKELANDPKYSRYTLTALSEKCGFSSRASFFRSFKKLTGITPNEYIQQMESSK; encoded by the coding sequence ATGAACGGTAGAAAGAGGTTATTAATGCTTTGGCTATTACTTCTTTCTGTTTCTATATATGGGCAATCATATACTTTCCGTGGACTTACAATGTCTGAAGGATTGTCTGATTTATTGGTTAATGCATTCTATAAAGATGCGCAAGGATTTATGTGGATAGGTACAGACAACTGTCTGGAACGCTTTGATGGAGTTACTATAAAACATTATCCTTTTTCCGGTTCTGATATCAATAAAAAACGTGTTAGTTCAATATTAGAAACAAAAGACAAAAATCTGTGGACTGGAAACGGACTCGGACTTTGGAAACTTAATAAGAAGACCGATCAGTTGGAGCTCTTCTCTTCTGGCTTAATAAATTGCGGTGTACATTCTTTGATTCAGGATTCGCATAATGTTTTATATATAGGTAGTGAAAAGGGAGTCTTTATCTACAATAATGGAAGTTTCAACCAGATTATACCTGATAATAATATCCTTTCCTCAGGCAATCATATTCTGGGAATGGCAATTGACAAAACCGGAACCCTGTGGATGGCAACTCCTTTGGGACTTTACTCATATAATACGCAAAACAAAAAAATAAAGCAGTTTCGCTTCAATGATTCACCTAATCTGAATAGTTTTTCTAAAATAACGATTATTGGATCTACTTTATATCTGGGAACGGCAAATGCCGGACTTGTTCGTTTTGATATTCCAACTTCACGCTTTTCACGTTCCATAGAGGTTGGAAGTAATATTATATCTGATTTATCAAGTGATGGAAAAGATATGATATATGTTGCTACGGATGGAAATGGAGTTCATTTTTTATCTCATAGTCAGCAAAAAGTTATACGCTCAATACAGTACAATCCTCAGGATAAAGCCGGAATTCGTTCAAACTCAGTATATTCTTTGTTGGTAGACAGAGATGGAATTGTCTGGATTGGTTTTTATCAGGCCGGATTTGATTATAGCTTATATCAAAATAATCTTTTTAAAGTTTATTCATTCCCTCCGCTTTTTAATTCATCCAACTTGCCAGTTCGTTCTTTTGTAATACATGATAAAGAGAAGCTGATTGGAACCCGTGAAGGATTGTATTATATTTCGGAAGATAAGAAACTGGTAAAGAGCTATAATAAATCGTCACTTCGCTCCAACCTTATATTGTCTTTACGCCGCTATAATAATGAATACTATATCGGTACTTATGGTGGGGGAGTATCCGTGCTTAATCCTCAGACTCTTTCATTACACGATTTTGATAAAGAAGATGTCTTTCAGAAAGGTCACATTTTTCATTTTGAAGAAGATAGTAACGGTAATTTATGGATTGCTTCTTCTCAGGGAGTGCATTGCTATAACAAACAAACCAAAGAGATAAAAACATATACTAGTACAAATTCTCAGTTACTCGATGGAAATGTATATTATATCTTCTTTGATTCAACAAAGAAAGGGTGGATAGCAACAGACAATGGATTATGTATATTTGATCCTGTTTCTCAAAGTATTAGATCGAATATTTTCCCTCAAGGTTTCTTTAATAAAGAGAAAATAAGATATATATATCAGGATTCGCATAACAATATCTTCTTTTGTCCCGATAAAGGAGATGTTTTCGAATCAGATTTATCAATGCGTAATTTTCAGCGTTTGAAAATGAAGCATAAGTTGCTGGGCAATGCCTTTATGTCTGTTATTGAAGATAATGCGGGAAAGTATTGGCTCAGCAGAGACAACGGCATTATTAGCATGAATAGAGATGAAAGTATAGTGCAGGGCTTTAATTTTACAGATGGAATACCTGATCCTATTTTTCATGTAGCAGCCTGTTATAAAGATGCAAAAGGAAAATTGTGGTTTGGTAATTCAAAAGGATTACTTTCTGTAGATCCGGCTTTGGTTGCTACCACTAAACGAAACCCTTATTCTATTGTATTAACTGATATTTTAGTAAATGGTCAATCTCTTGATAGTGATATGCAGGAAGAGATCAGAGCTGAAAAAGATATTTCACTATCAAGAGATCAGAATAATTTGACTTTCCGGTTTTCAAGTCTCACATATAGTGATCCCTCCTCTATGATTTATGAGTATAAGCTTGAAGGATATGATGAGGATTGGCAAACAATAACCGGAAAAAATGAAGTATCCTATTACGATCTTCCTATTGGAAGTTATACATTTCATGTTCGTCTTCAAGGCGATGAAAAATCAGAAGAAACTATATCTGTTATGATCAGCCCGTTTTTACTTGTTATATTCTGGATTGCCGTTGTGGCTGCAATTATTGCTTTAGCTCTTTGGGGTAAAAACTATTTGCGTAAGCGATTAATAAAAAAAGAAGAAGAAACTTTATCACCCGAATCATCCGAGTTTGAAAAAGCGCAGGTAGAATCAGCTTCATCTGAAGAACCTGATTCTACTGAAAAAGAATCTTCAAAACAAGAACGCATAAAGCAAGATGAAGAAAAGTATAAATTTGCAAAGTTAAGTAACGAAGAGTGTAAGCACATCTACAATAATCTCACGAAGTATATGAAAAAGGATAAGCCATATATTAATCCGAACTTAAAGATTTCCGATTTGGCTCATGCAATTAAATGTACTTCTCATTCACTTTCTTATGTATTTAATCAGCATTTGAATCAGAATTATTATGATTTCGTAAATGAGTATAGGATTGCTGAGTTTAAAGAGTTGGCTAATGATCCAAAGTATTCACGATATACTCTAACGGCATTATCTGAAAAATGTGGATTTAGTTCACGCGCATCATTTTTCAGATCATTTAAAAAACTAACCGGAATTACTCCCAACGAGTATATCCAGCAAATGGAATCTTCTAAATAA
- a CDS encoding sigma-70 family RNA polymerase sigma factor has product MESTLNNSDRLIERSYNDYHQTILNYITYRINHKYDAEDLAQDVFIRLIDYKLMLREETVKYFLFTIARNIIIDYLRRYYKKQEITSYIYDHAVTYTNETEPNFHAKEILFLEKNKLQSFPSQRKTIYIMNRFYEKSTGEIAEELNLSKRTVENHLMIGRKVMRNYIKQCI; this is encoded by the coding sequence ATGGAAAGTACATTAAACAACTCTGATCGTCTCATTGAACGTTCGTACAATGATTATCATCAAACCATACTTAATTATATTACTTATAGAATTAATCATAAGTATGATGCTGAGGATTTAGCACAAGATGTATTTATCCGTTTGATCGATTATAAGTTGATGTTAAGAGAAGAAACAGTTAAATACTTCCTTTTTACGATTGCACGTAATATTATAATCGATTACCTCCGTCGTTACTATAAAAAGCAAGAAATTACTTCATACATATATGATCATGCGGTAACATATACTAATGAGACCGAACCTAATTTCCATGCGAAAGAAATTCTTTTCCTTGAGAAGAATAAACTTCAATCGTTCCCTTCCCAACGTAAGACAATATATATCATGAATCGCTTTTATGAAAAGTCTACTGGAGAAATAGCAGAAGAACTGAACTTAAGTAAACGTACGGTAGAAAATCATTTAATGATAGGAAGAAAAGTAATGCGTAACTATATAAAACAATGCATCTAA
- a CDS encoding TonB-dependent receptor, which produces MILACMLMLIASVAAFAQNTKVIGTVTDEKGEPIIGASIFVKGTSTGTITDVEGNFTVNASVKGKLIVSYIGYVKQEVTITGNKVKVSLKEDAKTLDEVVVIGYGTQKKESLTGAVSVISDKIIKDKGSLSSPLQAMQGQVPGVTITRNSSAPGDESWGMKLRGAVSANNADPLVIIDRVACESINALRNINPDDIESINFLKDASAAIYGSRAAGGVVLITTKKAKEGRTKISYDASYSFKAVGLQPKLMTLKEWANAVLQTRSNDGYTDSDTWVKYAKLSLANEGHYIDLNNSTNPFTSAFTDVKDFVFMDTNWTDILFGNSASTQHNLSISGGTERNLYRLSIGYLYDGSNLKWGHNNNKRYNFRLTNNLQLTKRIKLESVIAYNRQNQIAPSYIGQTLTGSYPQPGLPASTLDGKPYSWGTWLSPIWYAELGGDNKLRVSETNISEQLTFNLLKELDWVSNVGYNSSSALRDVKKMAITSYNYAGTSVNTAPSVSSQAESSYSKTTANRDFYSLTSYLDYKKNFNDVHNMNVMVGTQYELTEYDYYGALVKNIQNSLETINGAGTVSLIDNKGTKWHEAIMSYYSRLNYNYKSKYLAEVNMRYDGSSKFKTGRWAFFYGISGAWRISEENFMKKIKWIDDLKLRLSYGIVGNQSGIDRYEGSQYYNFSSQSGALIGSNKATTIDTNGKIASSGREWERINNYNTGLDFSFLNRHLFGSIDFYMKRNNNMLITVSYPGILGDAAGYSNDGKFESHGFEGQLTWSDKIGNVKYHVGGTYSYNTNKLTDIGGTSVLNSGFKGQQQGFPLNSIFGLRYTGKIQNEEQRQKYLYRYLSGNTIGLTNQLRLGDNMFQDVNEDGKLDYNDYVYLGTDDPKISFSLNMGFEWNNFDFSMIFQGVAKRSIFRTGSNNGNEIWRIPMKAVYLNTSNQSVGKVWSSDNQNGFYPTYTSNGTINNYNYQASSWSVEDGSYIRLKNVILGYNIPQTFLKKTKAISACRLYVSGADLWESSKINDGWDPETSRTVNETGRFPFVRTVIFGLNVTF; this is translated from the coding sequence ATGATTTTGGCATGTATGCTGATGCTTATTGCTTCTGTAGCAGCCTTTGCACAGAATACAAAAGTAATAGGTACAGTAACAGATGAAAAAGGAGAACCTATTATTGGTGCCAGTATTTTTGTTAAGGGAACATCAACAGGAACTATAACTGATGTTGAGGGCAATTTTACAGTAAATGCTTCGGTAAAAGGTAAACTAATAGTCTCATACATTGGTTATGTAAAACAAGAAGTTACTATAACTGGTAATAAAGTAAAGGTATCTTTGAAAGAAGATGCAAAAACATTGGATGAAGTGGTGGTTATAGGTTACGGAACCCAAAAAAAAGAGTCTTTGACTGGTGCTGTATCTGTAATCTCTGATAAAATAATAAAAGATAAAGGTTCTTTGTCATCCCCCCTTCAAGCAATGCAAGGACAAGTTCCAGGAGTTACTATTACACGTAATTCTTCAGCTCCAGGTGATGAAAGCTGGGGTATGAAATTACGTGGTGCTGTATCAGCAAATAATGCAGATCCTTTGGTTATCATCGACAGGGTTGCTTGCGAAAGTATAAATGCATTACGTAATATTAATCCTGATGATATTGAGTCTATTAATTTTTTAAAAGATGCTTCTGCAGCAATTTACGGATCACGTGCAGCTGGTGGTGTTGTTCTTATTACTACTAAAAAGGCAAAAGAAGGAAGAACGAAAATTAGTTATGATGCTTCATATTCTTTTAAGGCAGTAGGATTGCAACCTAAATTAATGACTTTGAAAGAATGGGCAAATGCAGTGCTTCAAACTCGTAGTAATGATGGATATACAGATAGCGATACATGGGTAAAGTATGCAAAGTTATCGTTAGCAAATGAGGGACATTATATTGACTTGAACAATAGTACGAATCCGTTTACTTCTGCTTTTACGGATGTGAAAGATTTTGTATTTATGGATACAAATTGGACGGACATTTTATTTGGTAACTCAGCTTCTACTCAGCATAATTTATCTATTTCAGGGGGAACGGAGAGAAATCTATATCGTTTGTCTATTGGATATCTATATGATGGAAGCAATTTGAAATGGGGACATAATAATAATAAACGTTATAATTTTAGGTTGACGAATAATTTACAACTGACTAAAAGAATAAAACTAGAGTCGGTTATTGCTTATAATCGCCAAAATCAAATAGCTCCTTCATATATTGGACAAACTTTAACTGGTAGTTATCCTCAACCAGGCCTTCCTGCTTCAACTCTTGATGGAAAGCCTTATTCATGGGGAACATGGTTGTCACCAATTTGGTATGCCGAACTTGGTGGAGATAACAAATTGAGAGTTTCTGAAACAAATATTAGTGAACAACTTACATTTAATCTGTTAAAAGAACTGGATTGGGTATCTAACGTTGGATATAATTCATCTTCTGCGTTACGCGATGTAAAAAAGATGGCAATAACGTCGTATAATTATGCTGGAACATCTGTAAATACAGCGCCAAGCGTATCAAGTCAGGCAGAATCATCTTATTCTAAAACGACAGCAAATAGAGACTTCTATTCATTAACATCTTATTTAGATTATAAGAAGAATTTCAATGATGTTCATAATATGAATGTTATGGTTGGAACACAATACGAATTAACTGAATATGATTATTATGGAGCATTAGTAAAGAATATTCAAAATTCTCTTGAAACCATTAATGGCGCTGGAACAGTTTCATTAATAGATAATAAAGGTACTAAATGGCATGAAGCTATTATGTCTTATTATTCTCGTTTAAATTATAACTATAAATCAAAGTATCTTGCTGAAGTGAACATGCGTTATGATGGTTCGTCTAAATTCAAAACAGGACGTTGGGCCTTTTTCTATGGCATATCTGGTGCTTGGCGTATTTCAGAAGAAAACTTTATGAAAAAAATTAAATGGATTGATGATTTGAAATTACGTCTCTCATATGGTATAGTAGGAAATCAAAGTGGTATAGATCGTTATGAAGGTTCTCAATATTACAATTTTTCGTCTCAAAGTGGAGCCTTAATTGGTTCTAATAAAGCAACTACTATTGATACAAATGGTAAAATCGCATCAAGTGGTCGAGAGTGGGAACGTATTAATAATTATAATACAGGTTTAGATTTCAGCTTTTTAAATAGACATTTATTTGGAAGTATAGACTTTTACATGAAACGTAATAATAATATGTTAATAACAGTATCTTATCCTGGTATTTTAGGTGATGCTGCTGGATACTCTAATGATGGAAAATTTGAATCTCATGGTTTTGAAGGACAACTTACATGGTCTGACAAAATTGGTAATGTAAAATATCATGTGGGTGGTACATATTCATATAATACAAATAAACTTACTGATATCGGCGGAACAAGTGTCTTAAATTCAGGTTTTAAGGGACAACAACAAGGATTTCCATTAAATAGTATTTTTGGACTTCGGTATACAGGTAAAATTCAGAATGAAGAACAAAGACAAAAATATCTATATCGCTATTTATCAGGAAATACAATTGGTTTAACAAATCAGCTCCGTCTAGGTGACAATATGTTTCAAGATGTAAATGAAGATGGAAAATTAGATTATAATGATTATGTATATCTGGGAACAGATGATCCTAAAATTTCTTTCTCATTAAATATGGGTTTTGAATGGAATAACTTTGATTTTTCCATGATATTTCAAGGAGTAGCTAAGCGTAGTATTTTCCGTACAGGATCTAATAATGGTAATGAAATTTGGCGTATTCCGATGAAGGCTGTTTATTTAAATACTTCAAATCAATCTGTAGGAAAAGTCTGGAGCTCAGATAATCAGAATGGATTCTATCCAACTTATACAAGTAATGGAACAATTAATAACTATAATTATCAAGCTTCTTCATGGTCTGTTGAAGATGGTTCTTATATTCGTCTTAAAAATGTAATATTGGGATACAATATTCCCCAGACATTTCTAAAAAAGACAAAAGCTATTAGTGCTTGCCGTTTATATGTATCGGGGGCAGATTTATGGGAATCTTCTAAAATTAATGATGGATGGGACCCAGAAACAAGTCGTACTGTAAATGAAACTGGCCGTTTTCCATTTGTACGTACTGTAATCTTTGGATTGAATGTAACCTTTTAA